In the genome of Pelodiscus sinensis isolate JC-2024 chromosome 3, ASM4963464v1, whole genome shotgun sequence, one region contains:
- the LOC102457100 gene encoding interferon-induced very large GTPase 1-like, with protein MDEVAQKLTETGLSSQYWLPKLQAKLGVTSLQALEHLSYDDFLQLESEARYPWEKPALKKLCNLADSKSVRKQLQEERVEVGGEGQERAKLTQWELKAMQKKGRSGCEEVVKKKEEARQEAMDITPEDWSPSPRTSNENVHKELSLSEEPVSQCETLPAEEVVRRASGGLALQGIYKTKQLAEMVEKREQLLELPDGLELLGPEQGPLSETKEFSSDAAESMFTRTMETLGYSLSLAATGGFGGFSAETSSDCSKSESTPKSCSESTYICITQCNHCPLASCYFPKDRLRLSSAALQELKEFERRLSDTPEPDKFPVLKSLGRRFFNQFGSHVTQGPLHLGGIFWWKAASQGFRAEQLKEVKKRTSEALGSYVWGSRGGFGCGAAGSVDVSTPDAKTSLQGTDTKPFQPEIQLSMAKTGGPAGVESLVAWKESLLASNKTWSVIDRGSQLTPVWDIILANHRQDFKDVYQMGSGLTRAYEALTNLSASPLAGEGTVSAADEARSFLEEVKTWEVTGEEGQLVTLLKFKEQLMEKTNHDRTWIDICLSDRGLQDFLANTVLRCKDLPAQETMPTKSLLRCLLDPHVYSVKNFPQSSSIMQWLFHAEEKPEKAPPVSEWADFIQVLQKTKNSIRAVTSTPASSPAAVKEAKAKASASVSLALGSLRKALQDHEQTDIELLLLSVATSTGYCADSNTFPYLLGCPQINFMSKEMQRAHKRYLTLKPQNICQAQAFLLLTGLTVTPTESKDVSPEEKSKRLTFMKHHMGNSLSTDVITLLKKHNEHNDWKALETNLNSLIQGVCEDTNANLQAQEKTKEANNIGQRTKPVELPKSEPEEMQSTKTHGSGETQEFLSLIQRLGLENYYPRKMAKADFHVINQISFQENQPCTERELPLYFLQKLLMLDYRARSLVCKDDSKTKEGSNTLNPTVSTNKSLDILDDLFNSGSEEVSESATSQTHVHPMDIQMAIFHCADDFMRQYLSTKLALCQFALPLLVPNPCTSQIEFPLWSFCQVKKNWTSHEKHNEVTQVKKCKDKWVYQARTPVVSFIRLGISSSSKSQLLNTLLSKQKHNIFFHRHCRGSIRGGLLMKGVIEITWYCPGGKDDDRFDNCIAFTNLHGDAREHVQQVKFLLAIASVNVVLLSDTDQNETGKKLLQELLKSPKPFIFLCVDKERISANRQENRVKIAVKNRNEAELIDELTDRIKHALAMSNTNYSLNTCAEIARHHGFLVDEDNLECREGKSLAQRVISSLKAKKLVEAKDKFLPLQGELWHNWCKKDKELTRLHESENMGIEQHKSQTESEKRKLRRKQFRTAFPLNKLMRSMLDNLRIKSETTKMYFLQWLKIFMDDLSSDHLAELHQQYHKLWSQMLEKRNSRGNELETKLEKLSNEINGSSLGLEHMLREVGQIYETLDAVNQKDKDFATLPQIAAELMISGHPIELMDGDASYVPLKWIGAIFDKLTEKLGDQKVFVLSVLGIQSTGKSTLLNTMFGLQFNVSAGRCTRGAFMHLLKVEEEFRQKLNFDFMLIIDTEGLRAIELASRATLDHDNMLATFVIGVGNMTVINIFGENPSEMQDILQIAVQAFLRMKQVKLSPSCLFVHQNVGEITAKEKNMEGRRRLKQKLDEMAVTAAQQEFCEVSCFSDVIRFDVNTHIHYFAHLWEGDPPMAPPNPSYSQNVQELKRKILMTAKENAQGSVLSMLELKIRIQDLWKGLVNENFVFSFKNTLEIAAYHRLEVEYSKWTWALRSHMLDLQNKLSNRIRNEELSRIDSGFLEKPIDEKYTEVTKDLEKYFSEDKDSKILIQWKTNFEIRLKLFKQELVDKANRKSQELICLKNHQSGLERKRSMYKDDMLRRSKELALKYRDKKLSEHELKNNFLCTWKNWVEEVCSTVPMAEEPAFGTDVEKFLTSYFSSAKDLLKRIEKFSKCDTFHIEPTHLIRKKKSIWQLKASNEEIDKPTLNTLNGVTQTITKLINQYIEEKQPEIMNYSSSYFHEIVNKVNQAIDVEPKDENFTITPDYRTDVSLYLCQMAAKRFKEMYKEFQVTNHPQRYLEHEREDFFNCFKIACQGATSTTTFASFLCNKLTEALRCATYDKTAIDVAGEMRSNHPAFNGNRAKLETHILKSLAEEENFEKYKEYIQCPRDFFENFMKQSVANYLDKEKAKLLHFLNSRLRVFCTSVHTAISEATQVVRDKNGSASLWLDEFCKSLHGDLHFPRKELKSIEHQEIKDIEFLKKSMVEALNSVEEHLKQDFATNVELFKSKPHEILFEQLCGCWETCPFCKAVCTNTLPGHDGDHSVAFHRPQAVTGIQWHKTNHLIIDICSSLVASDCRLVLSGERKIPYKNYRQAGPAHAKWSITPDNSAQSYWKWFVCHFRSQIEEEYSGKFEGKGQIPSSWEEFTKEIVLSDLDEL; from the coding sequence ATGGACGAAGTGGCGCAGAAACTCACTGAAACGGGGCTGAGTTCACAGTACTGGCTGCCCAAGCTACAAGCTAAACTTGGGGTGACCAGTCTCCAGGCGTTGGAACACCTGAGCTATGACGACTTCCTCCAGCTGGAGAGCGAGGCACGGTACCCGTGGGAAAAGCCGGCCTTAAAAAAGCTATGTAACCTCGCCGACAGCAAGAGCGTGAggaagcagctgcaggaggagcgCGTGGAGGTGGGAGGcgaggggcaggagcgggctaaGTTGACGCAGTGGGAGCTAAAAGCGATGCAGAAGAAAGGCAGAAGTGGCTGCGAGGAAGTTgtaaagaagaaagaggaagcacGGCAGGAAGCGATGGACATAACCCCAGAGGACTGGTCTCCCTCTCCGAGAACTTCCAACGAGAATGTGCACAAGGAATTAAGCCTCTCCGAGGAGCCGGTGTCCCAGTGTGAGACTCTCCCTGCCGAGGAAGTTGTGAGACGGGCGTCGGGGGGGCTGGCCCTGCAGGGCATTTACAAAACCAAGCAGCTTGCCGAGATGGTGGAGAAGCGCGAGCAGCTCCTAGAGCTCCCAGACGGGTTGGAGCTCCTTGGCCCAGAGCAAGGGCCCTTGTCTGAGACGAAGGAGTTTTCATCGGACGCAGCAGAGTCCATGTTCACACGGACCATGGAAACACTGGGCTACAGCCTGAGCCTTGCGGCCACAGGTGGGTTTGGGGGGTTTAGTGCGGAAACCAGCTCAGATTGCAGCAAATCTGAAAGCACACCCAAGTCCTGCTCTGAATCCACCTACATCTGTATCACTCAGTGCAACCACTGCCCACTGGCCTCCTGCTACTTCCCCAAGGACCGGCTCCGACTTTCCAGTGCTGCGCTGCAGGAGTTAAAAGAGTTTGAGCGACGTTTGAGTGACACCCCAGAGCCCGACAAGTTCCCTGTGCTGAAGAGCCTGGGCAGGCGATTCTTCAACCAATTCGGGTCTCACGTAACCCAGGGCCCCCTTCACTTGGGCGGGATATTCTGGTGGAAAGCGGCGTCGCAGGGATTCCGGGCAGAGCAACTGAAGGAGGTGAAGAAACGCACATCGGAGGCGCTTGGCTCTTACGTCTGGGGCAGCCGTGGTGGCTTTGGCTGCGGTGCTGCAGGAAGCGTTGATGTATCAACACCAGATGCCAAAACATCCCTTCAGGGCACTGACACAAAACCCTTCCAACCAGAGATCCAGCTGTCCATGGCCAAGACGGGCGGCCCAGCAGGAGTGGAGTCACTTGTGGCATGGAAAGAGAGCCTGCTGGCCAGTAACAAGACCTGGTCTGTGATTGACAGAGGCTCTCAGCTGACTCCAGTGTGGGACATAATCCTGGCCAATCACAGACAAGATTTTAAAGATGTTTATCAAATGGGCAGCGGCCTCACGAGGGCCTATGAAGCCCTAACAAACCTAAGTGCCAGCCCATTGGCCGGGGAGGGAACCGTCAGTGCAGCGGATGAGGCCAGATCCTTCCTAGAGGAAGTGAAGACCTGGGAAgtcacgggggaggaggggcagctggtgACGCTGCTCAAGTTCAAAGAGCAGCTAATGGAAAAAACAAACCACGACAGGACCTGGATCGACATCTGCCTGTCGGACCGAGGGCTGCAGGATTTCCTGGCAAACACAGTTCTCCGGTGCAAAGATTTACCCGCGCAAGAGACAATGCCCACCAAGTCTCTGCTGCGCTGCCTTCTGGACCCTCACGTCTATTCGGTTAAGAACTTCCCCCAGTCTTCCTCCATCATGCAGTGGCTCTTCCATGCTGAAGAGAAGCCGGAAAAAGCTCCCCCTGTTTCTGAATGGGCTGATTTTATTCAAGTCCTTCAGAAAACAAAGAATTCCATACGGGCCGTTACCTCCACGCCTGCGTCCTCCCCAGCGGCCGTGAAGGAAGCAAAGGCGAAGGCCAGTGCGAGTGTGAGCTTAGCTTTGGGTTCCCTCCGGAAGGCTCTACAGGACCACGAGCAGACAGACATCGAGCTGTTATTGCTCTCCGTTGCCACCAGCACAGGCTACTGTGCGGACAGCAACACTTTTCCGTATCTCCTCGGGTGCCCACAAATTAACTTCATGTCAAAGGAAATGCAACGAGCACACAAGAGGTATTTGACGCTTAAACCTCAGAATATTTGCCAGGCTCAGGCTTTCCTGCTGTTGACCGGCCTGACAGTGACGCCCACAGAATCCAAAGACGTGTCCCCCGAAGAGAAGAGCAAGCGTTTGACTTTTATGAAACATCACATGGGCAACTCCCTGTCCACGGATGTTATAACCCTCCTTAAAAAGCACAATGAACATAACGACTGGAAAGCTTTAGAAACTAACTTGAATTCCCTTATACAAGGGGTCTGTGAAGACACAAATGCCAATCTGCAGGCACAGGAGAAGACAAAAGAAGCAAACAATATTGGTCAAAGAACTAAACCAGTAGAGTTACCAAAATCAGAACCCGAAGAAATGCAGTCCACTAAGACACATGGTTCTGGTGAAACCCAGGAGTTTCTAAGTTTGATCCAGCGCCTTggacttgaaaactactatccaAGGAAAATGGCAaaagctgatttccatgtaatcAACCAGATTTCTTTTCAGGAGAACCAGCCTTGCACGGAGAGAGAGCTTCCGCTTTATTTTTTGCAAAAATTGTTGATGCTGGACTATAGAGCAAGGAGTCTGGTTTGCAAGGATGACAGCAAAACCAAAGAAGGTTCAAATACACTGAACCCCACAGTCAGCACAAACAAATCTTTAGATATTCTGGATGATCTTTTTAATAGTGGCAGTGAAGAAGTTAGTGAATCTGCCACAAGCCAGACACATGTGCACCCAATGGACATCCAGATGGCAATTTTTCACTGTGCAGACGACTTCATGAGACAATACCTTTCCACAAAACTCGCTTTATGCCAGTTTGCTCTCCCACTTCTGGTGCCAAATCCTTGTACCTCTCAAATAGAATTCCCACTGTGGTCCTTTTGCCAGGTTAAGAAGAACTGGACGAGTCATGAGAAACACAATGAGGTGACTCAGGTTAAGAAATGCAAAGACAAATGGGTGTATCAAGCAAGGACACCAGTGGTGTCTTTCATAAGACTGGGAATATCTTCATCTTCTAAGTCTCAGCTCTTAAATACATTACTGAGCAAGCAAAAGCATAACATTTTTTTTCACCGTCACTGCAGAGGCAGCATCAGAGGAGGCCTCTTGATGAAAGGTGTCATAGAAATCACCTGGTACTGTCCAGGCGGGAAGGATGATGACAGATTTGACAACTGCATCGCGTTCACCAATCTTCATGGAGACGCACGAGAACATGTGCAGCAAGTCAAATTTTTACTGGCGATCGCTTCTGTCAATGTAGTTCTTTTGTCAGACACTGACCAGAATGAAACAGGCAAGAAACTTCTGCAAGAATTGCTGAAGTCTCCCAAACCTTTCATCTTCCTGTGTGTTGACAAAGAGAGAATCTCAGCAAACAGACAAGAAAACCGAGTAAAAATTGCTGTCAAGAACCGTAATGAGGCCGAATTAATAGACGAGCTGACGGACAGAATTAAACATGCTCTAGCAATGTCAAATACCAATTACAGTCTTAACACATGTGCTGAGATTGCTCGCCATCATGGATTCCTCGTTGATGAAGATAACCTGGAATGCAGGGAAGGAAAGTCACTGGCACAGAGAGTAATAAGCAGTTTGAAGGCAAAAAAGTTAGTAGAGGCCAAGGACAAATTCTTGCCTCTCCAAGGAGAATTATGGCACAACTGGTGTAAAAAGGACAAAGAACTCACCCGTTTGCATGAGAGTGAAAACATGGGCATTGAACAGCACAAAAGCCAAACCGAATCAGAAAAACGAAAGCTACGGCGTAAACAGTTCAGGACAGCATTTCCCCTCAACAAATTAATGAGGTCAATGCTCGACAATCTCAGGATAAAGTCAGAGACAACTAAAATGTACTTCTTGCAGTGGCTGAAAATATTTATGGATGACTTGTCTTCTGACCACCTTGCCGAACTACACCAACAATACCACAAGTTGTGGTCACAAATGCTGGAAAAAAGAAACTCAAGAGGTAATGAATTGGAAACAAAATTGGAAAAACTATCTAATGAGATCAATGGATCTTCCTTGGGCCTTGAACACATGCTGAGAGAAGTGGGTCAGATTTATGAAACACTGGACGCAGTGAACCAAAAGGACAAAGATTTTGCCACTCTGCCCCAAATTGCAGCCGAGCTGATGATTTCAGGGCATCCCATTGAGCTAATGGACGGCGATGCTTCGTATGTGCCACTGAAATGGATCGGAGCCATCTTTGACAAATTGACTGAGAAGTTGGGTGACCAAAAAGTCTTTGTCCTTTCAGTGCTGGGCATCCAGAGCACTGGGAAGTCAACCTTACTCAACACCATGTTTGGTCTCCAGTTCAACGTCAGTGCTGGGAGGTGCACCAGGGGGGCTTTTATGCACCTCCTGAAGGTGGAGGAAGAATTCAGACAGAAGCTGAACTTTGACTTTATGTTGATTATTGATACAGAAGGTCTCCGGGCTATAGAGCTAGCAAGCCGAGCGACTCTTGATCATGATAATATGCTAGCCACTTTTGTCATTGGTGTTGGCAACATGACAGTGATCAATATCTTTGGCGAGAACCCTTCGGAAATGCAAGATATCCTGCAGATTGCTGTCCAGGCATTTCTGAGGATGAAGCAGGTCAAACTCTCCCCAAGTTGCTTGTTTGTGCACCAGAATGTTGGCGAAATAAcggcaaaggaaaaaaatatggaaGGGCGAAGACGTCTCAAGCAAAAATTAGATGAAATGGCCGTTACTGCAGCCCAGCAAGAGTTCTGTGAGGTCAGCTGCTTTAGTGACGTTATCCGATTTGATGTCAACACCCACATCCATTACTTTGCTCACCTCTGGGAAGGGGACCCACCGATGGCACCGCCCAACCCCAGCTATAGCCAAAACGTGCAGGAACTAAAGAGAAAGATTCTCATGACTGCCAAAGAGAACGCCCAGGGCAGTGTGTTGAGTATGTTGGAACTGAAAATCCGCATTCAGGACTTGTGGAAGGGTTTGGTAAATgaaaattttgttttcagttttaagaaCACGCTGGAGATTGCAGCCTACCACCGGCTGGAAGTAGAGTATAGTAAGTGGACCTGGGCGTTAAGAAGCCACATGCTTGATTTGCAGAACAAGCTCAGCAATCGAATTAGAAATGAAGAACTTTCCAGGATAGACAGTGGATTTCTTGAGAAGCCAATTGATGAAAAATACACGGAGGTCACAAAGGACCTGGAAAAATACTTTAGTGAAGATAAAGACAGCAAGATATTGATTCAAtggaaaacaaattttgaaatccgACTGAAACTATTTAAACAAGAGCTGGTTGACAAAGCTAATCGAAAAAGCCAAGAGCTTATTTGTCTAAAAAATCACCAAAGCGGTTTAGAAAGAAAGAGGTCAATGTATAAAGATGACATGCTTAGAAGAAGCAAGGAGTTAGCTCTAAAATATAGAGACAAGAAACTAAGCGAACATGAACTTAAAAATAACTTTCTGTGTACATGGAAGAACTGGGTGGAAGAGGTATGTTCTACTGTCCCAATGGCTGAGGAACCTGCTTTTGGTACTGATGTGGAGAAGTTCCTAACTAGTTATTTTTCATCCGCAAAGGATTTACTAAAGAGGATTGAAAAATTCTCGAAATGTGACACTTTTCATATTGAGCCTACTCATCttatcagaaagaaaaaaagcatttGGCAACTGAAGGCATCGAATGAAGAAATTGATAAGCCGACATTAAATACATTGAATGGGGTAACTCAGACTATAACAAAGCTAATAAATCAATACATAGAGGAAAAGCAACCAGAGATAATGAATTACAGCTCCAGTTACTTTCATGAGATTGTGAATAAAGTAAATCAAGCTATAGACGTTGAGCCTAAGGATGAAAATTTTACTATAACACCTGACTACAGAACAGATGTCTCCTTATATCTCTGCCAAATGGCAGCGAAGAGGTTTAAAGAGATGTACAAAGAATTCCAGGTAACCAATCACCCACAGAGGTATCTTGAACACGAGAGAGAAGATTTCTTCAATTGTTTTAAGATTGCCTGCCAGGGAGCAACATCCACCACGACGTTTGCTAGTTTCTTATGCAACAAGCTGACTGAAGCGCTCCGCTGTGCAACGTATGACAAAACGGCCATTGACGTAGCGGGTGAAATGAGGTCGAACCACCCAGCCTTCAATGGCAACAGAGCCAAACTGGAAACCCACATTCTAAAGTCTCTTGCCGAAGAGGAGAACTTTGAGAAGTATAAGGAATACATTCAGTGTCCCCgagacttttttgaaaattttatgaAACAGAGTGTGGCTAATTATTTAGATAAAGAAAAAGCTAAACTTTTACATTTCTTAAACAGTCGTCTTCGTGTTTTCTGCACTTCCGTGCATACAGCTATCAGTGAGGCGACGCAAGTTGTGAGAGACAAAAATGGCAGTGCTTCCTTATGGTTGGATGAATTTTGCAAAAGCCTTCACGGTGACTTACATTTTCCCCGAAAGGAGCTAAAAAGCATTGAACACCAGGAGATAAAAGACATAGAGTTTCTTAAAAAAAGTATGGTTGAGGCCTTGAATTCTGTAGAAGAACATCTGAAACAGGACTTTGCCACAAATGTAGAACTATTTAAATCAAAACCTCATGAGATCCTGTTTGAGCAGCTCTGTGGATGCTGGGAGACATGTCCATTTTGCAAGGCTGTTTGCACAAACACACTTCCTGGCCACGATGGAGACCACAGTGTTGCCTTCCATCGTCCTCAAGCTGTGACCGGCATCCAATGGCACAAAACAAACCATCTCATTATCGACATCTGCTCCAGTCTGGTAGCTAGTGACTGCCGTTTGGTACTTAGCGGGGAAAGGAAAATTCCATACAAGAATTATCGACAAGCCGGTCCGGCGCATGCCAAATGGAGCATCACCCCAGACAACTCAGCACAGTCTTACTGGAAATGGTTTGTGTGCCATTTCCGCTCTCAGATAGAAGAAGAATATTCCGGAAAATTTGAGGGGAAAGGACAAATCCCCTCTTCCTGGGAAGAATTTACAAAGGAGATCGTCCTCTCTGACCTGGACGAGCTCTAG